One window from the genome of Treponema sp. OMZ 838 encodes:
- a CDS encoding WecB/TagA/CpsF family glycosyltransferase, producing the protein MALTRINLLTIPIDILPDEDIEQTILDMLSKGEPQHIVFITIWDLLRARRDAEYRAMLEQAALCLPLSRSLLKAAQFLKLPVPIRRDSFDMIIRILNIIDSHYKSLYLLGGRAQNLLDAERNVHVTFPGIGIVGRFNGFYRKTMEQDIILSIVKAHPALLIAGNGLPGGVRWIYRNKAKLPASIFIHNNDIIDIFAKRKKRISDTAFRKGHEFWPQLLRNPFKAFYIFRYALFLLIVLFYRLFKT; encoded by the coding sequence GTGGCACTTACCCGTATAAACCTTTTAACAATTCCTATCGATATCCTCCCCGATGAAGATATTGAGCAAACCATATTAGATATGCTGAGCAAAGGAGAACCTCAACATATCGTGTTCATTACAATCTGGGATTTGCTCAGAGCGCGCCGCGATGCGGAATACCGCGCAATGCTTGAACAAGCAGCGCTCTGTCTTCCGCTTTCAAGAAGTTTATTAAAAGCGGCGCAGTTCCTCAAACTTCCCGTACCGATTAGACGCGATTCTTTTGATATGATTATCAGAATTCTCAACATCATCGACTCGCATTATAAATCGCTCTACTTACTGGGCGGACGGGCGCAAAACCTGCTCGATGCCGAACGCAATGTACACGTAACTTTTCCGGGTATCGGTATTGTCGGCCGTTTTAACGGTTTCTACCGCAAGACTATGGAACAGGACATTATCCTTTCGATTGTCAAAGCCCATCCCGCCCTGCTGATTGCCGGAAATGGGCTTCCCGGCGGCGTCCGATGGATTTATCGGAATAAAGCGAAATTGCCCGCAAGCATCTTTATCCACAACAACGATATCATCGATATCTTTGCAAAACGTAAAAAGCGTATTTCGGACACTGCATTTCGGAAAGGGCATGAGTTTTGGCCGCAGCTGCTGCGCAATCCTTTTAAAGCATTCTATATATTCCGTTACGCCCTCTTTTTGCTGATTGTGCTGTTCTACCGATTGTTCAAAACATAA
- a CDS encoding S-methyl-5-thioribose kinase gives MKTHYLLDTETVKTYLVEQLRLFSHDDPLDAEEIGDGNINYVFQVRSRISGKSIIVKQADRLLRSSGRPLDITRSRREVEALRIYAALTPQFIPQIYAYDDTMSAICMEDISYCGNLRKELMAGRPLPANFAENAASFLADAVFATSDLFLSPEEKKERVKAFINPELCAISETLVFSEPYCNGKNRNRITPGNESFIRKTLYTDEVLKAEVASLREIFMNKAEALIHGDLHTGSIFIGSRAGIPIDTNATSDRNATNEPCTEPCMKIIDPEFAFYGPIGYDLGNIIANLYCSLMYAAFSHKKLSAADDFDDFIERIAAAIEALPQLFTAKALKRCKTVPLSDPLYNERYIRWRLSEILADAYGFAGTEIIRRAVGDTKTAEFDAMGQDTRRITMERIVIKTACTLIKRRRQTGIGERAVTYFREALLRSGV, from the coding sequence ATGAAAACGCACTATTTACTTGATACGGAAACAGTAAAGACCTACCTCGTTGAACAGCTGCGGTTATTTTCCCACGATGACCCGCTCGATGCGGAAGAAATCGGGGACGGAAACATCAACTATGTATTCCAAGTGCGCTCTCGTATCAGTGGAAAAAGCATTATTGTAAAACAAGCAGACCGGTTGCTCCGCTCATCGGGACGTCCGCTCGACATTACCCGCAGCAGAAGAGAGGTGGAAGCGCTCCGCATTTACGCTGCCCTTACCCCGCAGTTCATACCTCAAATATATGCCTACGACGATACAATGAGCGCTATCTGTATGGAAGATATTTCCTATTGCGGTAATTTACGGAAGGAACTGATGGCAGGGCGTCCGCTTCCGGCAAATTTCGCGGAAAATGCAGCTTCTTTTTTAGCCGATGCGGTTTTCGCGACAAGCGATTTGTTTTTGTCTCCGGAAGAAAAGAAGGAGCGGGTAAAAGCTTTTATCAATCCCGAACTATGCGCAATTTCCGAAACGCTCGTGTTTTCCGAACCGTACTGCAACGGAAAAAACCGCAACCGCATTACCCCCGGTAACGAGAGCTTTATTCGAAAAACACTTTACACCGATGAAGTGCTTAAAGCCGAAGTCGCTTCGCTGCGGGAAATCTTTATGAATAAGGCAGAGGCTCTTATCCACGGTGATTTACACACCGGTTCGATTTTTATCGGCAGCAGAGCCGGCATACCTATCGATACGAATGCCACTTCCGATAGGAATGCAACGAACGAACCGTGTACCGAGCCGTGCATGAAAATTATCGACCCCGAATTTGCCTTTTACGGCCCGATCGGATATGACCTCGGTAATATTATCGCAAATCTTTATTGTTCTTTGATGTACGCTGCTTTCAGCCACAAAAAGCTCTCCGCCGCCGATGATTTTGATGATTTTATTGAGCGGATAGCCGCCGCAATAGAAGCACTCCCGCAGCTTTTTACCGCAAAGGCGTTGAAACGGTGTAAAACAGTTCCATTAAGCGACCCGCTCTACAACGAACGGTATATCCGGTGGCGGCTTTCTGAAATACTTGCCGATGCCTACGGCTTTGCCGGTACGGAAATAATCCGCCGCGCGGTCGGGGACACAAAAACCGCTGAGTTCGATGCGATGGGGCAGGACACACGCCGCATTACTATGGAACGCATTGTAATAAAAACCGCTTGCACGCTCATCAAGCGGCGACGGCAAACAGGAATCGGAGAGCGTGCAGTTACATATTTTAGGGAAGCGCTTTTACGCAGCGGCGTATAA
- a CDS encoding PD-(D/E)XK nuclease family transposase, with product MVRKPYNIPMRFTARNDYAFKKLFGTEENKDIMIEFISLVTLLSQDDFDDVRIENSEQIPQFYNQKAGRLDIKIRLSDGRKIDVEMSFPDRHPCLSGNTSFAIRQNIASAGKHRRPWRSRYGKRPLPIKVKN from the coding sequence ATGGTCAGAAAACCTTATAACATCCCAATGCGTTTTACGGCGCGAAATGATTATGCGTTCAAAAAGCTTTTTGGAACCGAGGAAAATAAGGATATTATGATCGAATTTATTTCCTTGGTTACTCTTTTGAGTCAGGATGATTTTGATGATGTCCGTATCGAAAACAGCGAGCAGATTCCGCAATTTTATAACCAGAAAGCCGGACGGCTCGACATAAAAATCCGCTTAAGCGACGGGCGCAAAATTGATGTTGAGATGTCGTTTCCCGATAGACATCCGTGTCTATCGGGAAACACGAGTTTTGCCATTCGGCAAAACATTGCTTCTGCTGGAAAACACCGCCGTCCATGGCGGAGTAGATACGGAAAAAGGCCTCTACCGATAAAAGTCAAAAACTGA
- a CDS encoding SUMF1/EgtB/PvdO family nonheme iron enzyme, with the protein MKTRKLKASKLMSLFAIGLVFTVLFLFTGCPNKITVKPETFAVTFSAGEHGSVGAAVDSKPITSGSVVEKDKTVVFTAVPEKGYEVEKWTIEGGAFESGTGTDGNTTAKVKVTATVTVTVSFKVLPPSDVAVTFGVDGTPPNGTLKAKADGITDTAVSPINVEKDKMVTFTATAHSGYKVKEWKVDGVVISNTTNSYTHTVTKAVEIKVSFESNSVPPTPPASADKTYTVGSVDFTMKGIAAVTGGNVGHSNKSNNQPHTVSLSAYRIGETEVTQELWTAVMGSNPSFFDNTGNKVQWWATYDTSPASGEAQGKRPVENIDWYHAIAFCNKLSLACHLDPCYMVTVSGIPIDFATLEYSAIPTSNNIEWNNVVLDISKNGFRLPTEAEWEWAAKGGTENEWAGTDDNSELKNYAWYADSDGGDTNGKTHEVKKKQPNGYGLYDMSGNVWEWCWDWYSNSTPEGGKTNPTGADSGDSRVHRGGSWNDGASKAARAYRDGRHPDISYFILGLRVVCRP; encoded by the coding sequence ATGAAAACACGGAAATTGAAAGCAAGCAAGCTGATGAGCTTGTTTGCAATAGGATTGGTGTTTACCGTATTGTTTTTGTTTACCGGATGTCCGAATAAGATAACGGTTAAACCGGAAACATTTGCGGTAACGTTTAGTGCCGGGGAACACGGTAGTGTTGGAGCAGCGGTAGATAGTAAGCCGATTACAAGTGGCAGCGTAGTTGAAAAAGATAAGACGGTTGTGTTTACCGCAGTGCCTGAAAAGGGTTATGAAGTAGAGAAGTGGACAATTGAAGGCGGCGCCTTTGAAAGCGGTACCGGAACAGATGGTAACACTACCGCAAAAGTAAAGGTAACGGCTACTGTAACGGTAACGGTGAGCTTTAAGGTATTACCGCCTTCTGACGTAGCTGTAACCTTCGGCGTAGACGGCACACCGCCGAACGGTACGCTTAAAGCAAAGGCAGACGGGATAACGGATACAGCGGTAAGCCCCATAAACGTCGAAAAGGACAAAATGGTCACCTTTACCGCAACGGCTCATTCTGGGTACAAGGTAAAAGAATGGAAGGTAGACGGGGTTGTTATAAGCAACACGACGAATTCCTATACCCACACCGTTACAAAGGCAGTCGAGATTAAAGTGAGCTTTGAGAGTAACAGTGTACCGCCGACACCGCCCGCATCTGCTGATAAAACCTACACGGTAGGCAGCGTAGACTTTACGATGAAAGGGATTGCAGCGGTAACAGGCGGAAACGTGGGGCACAGCAATAAAAGCAATAACCAACCGCACACAGTAAGCCTTAGTGCATACCGGATAGGCGAGACGGAAGTAACGCAGGAGCTGTGGACTGCGGTGATGGGCAGTAATCCGAGTTTTTTTGATAATACGGGAAATAAAGTGCAGTGGTGGGCTACCTATGATACAAGTCCTGCAAGCGGCGAAGCGCAAGGAAAGCGTCCGGTAGAGAATATCGACTGGTATCATGCAATTGCGTTTTGCAATAAGCTGAGTCTTGCATGCCACCTAGACCCGTGTTATATGGTAACGGTTTCAGGAATCCCGATAGATTTTGCAACACTTGAATACAGTGCTATTCCCACATCGAATAATATTGAGTGGAATAATGTCGTATTAGATATAAGCAAGAACGGGTTCCGGCTGCCGACAGAGGCTGAATGGGAATGGGCAGCGAAAGGCGGAACTGAAAATGAATGGGCAGGAACGGATGATAACAGCGAACTTAAAAACTATGCGTGGTACGCTGATAGCGATGGAGGAGATACGAACGGTAAGACGCACGAAGTAAAGAAGAAGCAACCGAACGGATACGGGCTGTATGACATGAGCGGGAACGTATGGGAATGGTGCTGGGACTGGTATAGTAACAGTACGCCTGAAGGCGGGAAAACCAACCCTACGGGTGCTGATTCCGGTGATAGCCGCGTCCATCGCGGAGGTAGCTGGAACGATGGCGCGAGCAAGGCCGCTCGTGCGTATCGGGACGGCCGCCACCCGGACATCAGCTACTTCATTCTTGGCTTGCGTGTGGTTTGTCGCCCATGA